The Aedes albopictus strain Foshan chromosome 1, AalbF5, whole genome shotgun sequence genomic interval tcgcaaggacgtggccaggacggcTTTCAGTCGttagaggattgcgtcaatcttgtcttagagtcagagATTGTCCTAAATTACTGAATTGAGAAGTGGCCGGTGCTACAAATTTTGCCTCGAAAAGTGCTTGAAAATTGATCTCCGGATAATTCGCGATTGTTATGAGAgttcacaccaaaaatcgattgagggtgatAGCAGAGTAAACTCGACTGATCGGTTAGAGGAGCGAACAAAGAATGATTTATTTGTACATATAAAAATCAAGGCTTACTATGCTAACATCCCCCCTTAAGCCTAAATTCGTAAACCCCAAGTTTCGTCTTATCTTCAATGTGCTTCGGACCCGCTAATGGTTTTGTAAGGATGTCCGCCGCCTGAAGATCTGACGCCACGTATTCCAACTTGATGGTTTTAGCTACGACCTGCTCCCGGACATAGTGGTGCCTGATGTCGATGTGCTTGCTACGTGCTGAGTAGCCAACTTCACGCTCCGCCAAGTTGATAGCGCTCTTGTTGTCACAATGAATCACCAAAGCATCGTTCGTTCCATGGAGATCGAATAAGAAACCTTTCCACCACATGGCCTCTTGCGTTGCAGTTGACAGAGCCATGTATTCTGCCTCGGTGGTCGATAGTGCAACGGTAGATTGTCGCTTCGAGTTCCAGCTAGCAGCTCCACCGTTCTGCAGGAAAACATATCCGCTGACCGACCGTCGTGTATCGGGATCGTTTCCCCAATCTGCGTCGCTGTAGCCGTAGAGTCTCGTGTCCCCGGCTCGTGTGTACGTTAGCTTTTCGTGCTTCGTACCCCTTAGGTACCGCAGTATTCGCTTAGCCGCCGTCCAGTGTGCGGAACCAGGATTACTGCAATAACTGCTGACCAAACTTACCGCATGGCTAATGTCCGGTCTTGAACACTGCGCAATGAATTGAAGTCCACCGACTAACTTTCGGAATGGAACATCTTTCATCTTCTCCTTTTCTTCTTCATTTGCAGGACACATTACCTTCGTGAGCCGCTGGTTCACATCCAGAGGAGTAGGAGCATTATTACAGTCGATCATGTTGAACTTCTTCAACAGCTGGTCGATATAGTGTTCCTGGTCGATTGCCACTGCGCCGTCCGATCTGGTCACCCGCAGCCCTAACACCTGTTTAACTGGTCccaagtagacctgtgcgccgccgcgccacgccgccgccgccgacactttttatcccacgccgacgccgaccgaggtatcggcggcgcgccatacgccgctgtttgtcacgccgccgattttcatttttcgcgccggtgatcagtgtacgaacaaaattaagtttatataaagttaagataaaaaaaatcttacgatcactatcataaaagtttgattacaataactgatttctcaactcttagatcacacattcacatctcttcagaagtttcttcagagaatcttccagaaggattcagtgatgccttctggagatccacctaggattcctccagaaaaatcttcagggatgcctccaggatgattttttttctgaagatctctcaggaagatctcgacaggagtaatttcaataattatttcaggagaattcagggatgcctacgAGAgtcacatcagagattcatccagaagatccttcagaaattctcacaggaggtccttcagagattagtctaagagtaccttcaggaattcctacaggagtttctctaggatctagtccaggagtttcctcagagattcctggaatttgttcaagaatccctccagaaaatccttcggggattcctcttggaattacttcaggatgcctcaagaaaaaattgcagagattctttcagaagttcttcaaggattgctccagaatttcctacggtgatctctccaggagttcgctcaggtgtttccctaatagctccaggaggattcagcgatgcctccatgtgttcattatgatttcattcagaagttccctaagctatttcaacgggagttcgttcaggtatccttctagaagtccctttaaatattctttcaggaggattcataaatgccacttgaagatccatcaagaatcccgtgagaagtttcttcaggaattcccgcaggaggtTTTTAGAAATAAGAtgaggagttcttgcagggattccttttaaagtaccattagaaattcttacagcagttctttccaggagttccatcagagatttttccaggagtttcagggattcttgcagatgcttcttcgaaaattcctgctgaatttcttcagggattcttgcagaagttccttcagaaatcattacagaagttccttcagagaatcttatacgaagatccaaggatacaaCCAGGAGAACTCAGGGATTACCCAAGCAGTTTATACagcgattccttccaagatttctttcaggagttacatcagagatttctccagaagctcattcaagaattcctacaggagttccttcagggaattttgtaggagttccttcaataattcccttaggattacaATCAGGCAAATCTGCAGGATATTCTGagtgatctttcatggagtttctacaaaaattcttcaaggatttccttctaaaattctttagagaatacctcctgcaaatccttccccctacccagaaaaatccgctgaaaatccttcgaggactccgcctggaaatcctgtgGATATTTGTACCGTAATTCCTTCGAGCATTCGAGAacccctgcagggatttctcctgtaatttcttcggggatccccaggaattccttcgaagattcctcctggctttttcctgtaattctttcggggatccctcttggagttcctccggtgattcttcctagattttctttcagggtttcctccttgacttccttcgaggattcctcctgaaattctttcggggattccttccaatctcccgtcaaatttctttggcggttcctcttagaattctttcggagaatccaccaggattcctcatggaattcctctagggatttctcctgcacttcatttagggattcctcttgggtcACCTTCGGGGATTTTCATTCAGGAATAtcgtctggaattcctttggggattctttttcgaatttcttcgtgtattcctcctagacatccttcatggattcctcctgaaattctttcagggctttcttctgatattttaacgtggatttctcctgaaatttttccggggtttccttctggaattactttgatgattgctcttagaatttcttcggagatttttcctggatttgcttcagtgattcctcattgaattccttcgggagtccttctgcaattcctttgggatttctttctggaattgtttcagtgctttctcctataattccttcagggattcctcctggaattccttgtgagattttttctggacttccaatgggaattcctcttaataatccttcgagtattcggcttggaaatccttcgaagatttctcccagTTTTCCTTTATTGGTTCCCTCCCGGGATTACTACAGGGATTTTTTCtttcatttcttcggggatttctccaggaactcttccaggaatcccgtcgcatattcctgctggacctccttcagtgatttctcttggatttccttcggggattcctcctggaattaattcgaagattccttcttaaattccttcggggattccttctagagtttcttcggggagttctcctattttttttttgggattcctcctgatgttccgtcggggattcctcctgaaatttctacgggaatttctcttcgatttttttcggagatttctcctggaattctttcggggcttcctcttggaattcttgcgggaactcctcctagaattatttcaggggtttctcatggaattcctacgaggatcccTCCTGGAtgtttttcgatggttcctcctagaaatattttgagaatttcttctaacattcctgaaaaaataaaaatctgaaatttctttggggattccttctggacttccttcatcaaatgctcctgagatcttttctgggattcctaatgaaatcaaTATTTCATTACCCTTTATTTgaaatggagtaatgcaacgttCATTACATTAAGGATACCAgtaatgtctcaatattcctttccaattaAAAATGTTTGTTAACCCTaatctcgaaacagccgcgagtacttcggcttcccaaactaatatagtattaaggcagttaaaaatttgaaaaatgtaaacaaccccgagcagaagagaataacaacagcataacaaaatgcgttattttggcaaaataactgcataatggaattagtaattttcatgttattaacataacatattgagttataaacttgtctgtcataagcggcaaaataacaagtcacataacagaaatttgttcctgaaaaatcaatttaataacatgttttgttagtggcaataacaacttaataacagtgaatttgggaaatatttcaataacaaattttgatattaaagagttattgataacattccgaaagcaaaattagggtaaaaactaactttttttactcatttttgggtaatgattttaagtgtgttattctatttttagaaaataataggtcacaaaaaaaaattcgatttcattataaaacttacaaacatggacgggatttgaacctccaatcctgctatcgtaaattttcagtcgcctttaccaatgaggctatcacagcacttgcagtgagggacgatagaagctttactggttctacgtattgccagtttcatgtttgccagtcgcaggacaaa includes:
- the LOC134288240 gene encoding uncharacterized protein LOC134288240, giving the protein MIDCNNAPTPLDVNQRLTKVMCPANEEEKEKMKDVPFRKLVGGLQFIAQCSRPDISHAVSLVSSYCSNPGSAHWTAAKRILRYLRGTKHEKLTYTRAGDTRLYGYSDADWGNDPDTRRSVSGYVFLQNGGAASWNSKRQSTVALSTTEAEYMALSTATQEAMWWKGFLFDLHGTNDALVIHCDNKSAINLAEREVGYSARSKHIDIRHHYVREQVVAKTIKLEYVASDLQAADILTKPLAGPKHIEDKTKLGVYEFRLKGGC